From Phalacrocorax carbo chromosome 6, bPhaCar2.1, whole genome shotgun sequence, a single genomic window includes:
- the NSUN4 gene encoding 5-methylcytosine rRNA methyltransferase NSUN4 isoform X2, which produces MAALGGRGRAAAALLRRGPPPPGLGAGPRRYRYKEKWAATAPRIPPTRLALHHFDVNYSLQLKDLWPSVRASLLCEQKYGALLNNFSAVNHVPQELELLNATDFVSEARKKAQRSQQAAAAEEVGRGESRSQEGSGEGRTAMRAETVTQAEMSPLLRASITSNIKCYTFPRGDITRFRPARPDTLGLLDYYLMDAASLLPVLALNVRPDDLVLDLCAAPGGKTLALLQTGICGRLAANDVSISRTKRLHQILHSYVPKEIRETVSVTSCDGRDWGQLQGDTFHKVLVDVPCTTDRHSAMEDDNNIFHKRRTKERQMLPMLQLQLLIMNM; this is translated from the exons ATGGCGGCGCTGGGCgggcgcgggcgggcggcggcagcgctgttgcggcgggggccgccgccgccggggctgggagcggggccgcgccgcTACCGGTACAAGGAGAAGTGG gctgCCACGGCTCCCCGCATCCCGCCCACGCGGCTGGCCCTGCACCACTTCGATGTGAACTACAGCCTGCAGCTGAAGGACCTGTGGCCCTCTGTCCGCGCCAGCCTGCTCTGCGAGCAGAAGTACGGTGCCCTCCTCAACAACTTCTCTGCTGTCAACCACGTCCCCcaagagctggagctgctgaatGCCACCGATTTTGTTTCCGAAGCCCGCAAAAAGGCACAGCGATCGCAGCAGGCTGCAGCGGCGGAGGaagtggggagaggggaaagcagGTCCCAGGAGGGGTCTGGCGAGGGCAGGACAGCGATGCGGGCAGAGACAGTGACTCAGGCGGAGATGTCACCTCTGCTTCGTGCCTCCATCACCTCCAACATCAAGTGTTACACCTTCCCCAGGGGCGACATCACGCGCTTTCGCCCTGCACG GCCGGACACTCTGGGGCTCCTCGACTATTACCTCATGGATGCAGCATCTCTCCTGCCCGTCCTGGCGCTCAACGTGCGGCCAGATGACCTTGTCCTTGACCTCTGTGCAGCTCCTGGTGGCAAGactctggctctgctgcagacTGGGATTTGTG GGCGTCTGGCAGCCAATGACGTCTCCATTTCCCGGACAAAGAGGCTGCACCAGATTCTCCATAGCTACGTTCCCAAAGAAATCAGGGAAACTGTGAGTGTCACGTCCTGCGATGGAAGGGACTGGGGGCAGCTGCAAGGTGACACCTTCCATAAG GTTCTGGTGGATGTGCCCTGCACGACAGACCGGCATTCTGCAATGGAGGACGACAACAACATCTTCCACAAGAGGCGAACCAAGGAGCGTCAGatgttgcccatgctgcagctgcagctgctgat AATGAATATGTGA
- the LRRC41 gene encoding leucine-rich repeat-containing protein 41 isoform X1, which yields MAAAAALEEAEEGGPRSLFALSAVAVSRSMGALERDVWALPRHLLRGLLPLLTIFRLERAEGAARRAGLSTQPIWRKLWDDVMKTRPPNSENITCWRKKFLETFFSNVLHGVLDVSSDWRLNDHHFSPLLHSAPHVSQLTLCNMLQGAVELAAEHNQKVLENLAGSLRILKFQHLLSSDQSIRHPLVLLLHRLIHHGSVSHVSVYSWPVPDTVLLVLILSMSAGFWRSGSALAYQSSPCGLCREDIAQSQELAQERAERGRSDEREWSDWENQKRCLRATEEANAEVNGCGADNHLNSIPSGLRSPPLQNEACSEASSKVPCDHTSIQGGFSPRCISDQLSCHAVLRKTRRRLRSAVGKKRRCLRRSRGPYADPEDLYDFVFTVAREDNSVLLNKSSTTEGENGENWTSSSPGSPCTGHAGCKKRGGSAGLFPLKAARRFRSVSTLELFSIPLTGETCQTLSNLLSSWVSLENLVLSYNGLGANIFCILSGLRALSCHSDCRLRVVRVSDVFSHMPCMDLVRCILSTFPQLHALSVGFDLKNQLEEDTPEGNPSCSEAEILESCLQQLEIRFPREPLHTAFLLPVLKASKSLQQLSLDSATLPSSQELGLLLEALKECNPNLRKLSFHDVNLAEHQKEVLLLLQDPVLQEITLSFCRLFESSTTEFLSEIINTVKRNSSLKSLRLPGNRLGNHRLVALADIFSEDSSSSLCQLDVSSNCIKPDGLLAFTKKLEGHIQQRRGQIQFTHLRLFQNWLDQDAETAQEALRRLRAVCSVVSDSWDSSQAFADYISVM from the exons atggcggcggcagcagccttggaggaggcggaggagggGGGGCCGCGCAGCCTGTTCGCGCTGAGCGCGGTGGCGGTGAGCCGCAGCATGGGGGCCTTGGAGCGGGACGTCTGGG CGCTACCCAGGCACCTCCTGCGGGGGCTCCTGCCGCTTCTCACCATCTTCCGCCTCGAGCGGGCCGAGGGCGCCGCGCGGAGAGCAG gcctctCGACACAGCCCATTTGGCGCAAGCTGTGGGACGACGTGATGAAGACCAGGCCGCCCAACTCGGAG AATATAACCTGTTGGAGGAAGAAGTTCCTTGAAACGTTCTTCTCAAACGTCCTTCACGGTGTCTTGGATGTTTCCTCTGACTGGCGTCTCAATGACCATCACTTTTCACCGCTGCTCCACAGCGCCCCACATGTTTCCCAGCTTACCCTCTGCAACATGCTGCAGGGCGCAGTGGAGCTTGCTGCTGAGCACAACCAGAAAGTGCTTGAAAACCTGGCTGGTTCCCTGCGGATCCTGAAGTTTCAGCACCTCCTCTCCTCTGACCAGTCCATCAGGCATCCGCTGGTTTTACTTCTTCACCGGCTGATTCACCATGGCTCTGTCAGCCACGTGTCCGTGTATTCCTGGCCTGTTCCCGACACGGTTCTTCTCGTTCTCATTTTGAGCATGAGCGCTGGGTTTTGGCGCTCAGGAAGTGCCCTCGCATATCAGAGCAGCCCGTGTGGCCTTTGCAGAGAGGACATAGCCCAAAGCCAGGAGTTGGCACAAGAGCGAGCAGAGAGGGGCCGTAGTGATGAGAGGGAGTGGAGCGATTGGGAGAACCAGAAGAGATGCCTCAGGGCCACGGAGGAGGCTAACGCAGAGGTGAACGGATGCGGGGCTGACAATCACCTGAACTCTATCCCCTCCGGACTGAGAAGTCCTCCTCTGCAAAACGAAGCATGCAGTGAGGCAAGCAGCAAGGTGCCCTGTGACCACACCAGCATTCAGGGAGGTTTTTCACCTCGTTGCATCTCAGACCAGCTGTCCTGCCATGCTGTTCTTCGAAAGACACGCAGGCGGCTGAGATCTGCAGTGGGGAAGAAACGTCGCTGCCTCAGACGAAGCAGGGGACCATATGCCGACCCAGAAGACCTGTATGATTTCGTTTTTACTGTTGCTAGAGAGGATAATTCAGTGTTGCTCAACAAAAGCAGCACCACGGAGGGAGAAAACGGTGAGAACTGGACTAGTTCCTCCCCAGGATCTCCGTGCACTGGCCATGCTGGCTGTAAGAAAAGAGGAGGATCTGCTGGGCTCTTTCCTCTGAAAGCTGCTCGCCGCTTCCGAAGCGTGTCTACGCTGGAATTGTTCTCCATTCCTTTGACTGGGGAGACGTGTCAGACTCTGAGTAACCTGCTGAGCTCCTGGGTGTCTTTAGAAAACCTGGTTCTGTCTTACAATG GCCTGGGTGCAAACATCTTCTGCATTCTCTCTGGGCTCCGGGCCCTCTCCTGCCACTCGGACTGCCGCCTCCGCGTGGTGCGCGTGAGCGACGTCTTCTCCCACATGCCTTGCATGGATCTTGTTCGCTGCATCCTGAGCACCTTTCCCCAGCTCCACGCACTCTCAGTCGGCTTTGACCTCAAAAACCAGCTGGAAGAGGACACGCCAGAGGGGAATCCAAGCTGCAGTGAGGCAGAAATCTTAG agagctgcctgcagcagctagAGATCCGATTCCCCAGGGAACCTCTGCACACTGCCTTCCTGCTGCCAGTGCTCAAGGCGTCGAAGTCCCTCCAGCAGCTGTCCCTTGACAGCGCCACGCTGCCTTCTTCTCAGGAGCTCGGGCTCCTTTTGGAGGCACTCAAAG aatGTAATCCAAATCTGAGGAAACTGAGCTTTCATGATGTGAACCTGGCTGAGCACCAGAAAGAAGTTCTGCTTTTGCTTCAGGATCCTGTCCTGCAAG AAATCACACTTTCCTTCTGCCGGCTGTTTGAAAGCTCTACTACTGAGTTTTTGTCGGAAATAATCAATACAGTGAAAAGAAATTCATCTTTGAAGAGCCTCAGGCTGCCTGGGAATCGCCTTG GGAATCACAGACTGGTTGCCCTTGCAgacattttttctgaagattcctcctcttctctttgcCAGCTGGATGTCAG CTCAAATTGCATCAAACCTGATGGGCTCTTGGCGTTCACAAAGAAGCTGGAAGGCCACATCCAGCAGAGAAGGGGACAGATTCAGTTCACGCACCTCCGCCTCTTCCAAAATTGGCTGGACCAGGATGCTGAAACAGCTCAAGAAGCACTTCGGCGTCTCAGAGCTGTGTGCAGTGTGGTCAGTGATTCGTGGGACTCCTCCCAGGCCTTTGCTGACTACATCAGTGTCATGTGA
- the NSUN4 gene encoding 5-methylcytosine rRNA methyltransferase NSUN4 isoform X1 has protein sequence MAALGGRGRAAAALLRRGPPPPGLGAGPRRYRYKEKWAATAPRIPPTRLALHHFDVNYSLQLKDLWPSVRASLLCEQKYGALLNNFSAVNHVPQELELLNATDFVSEARKKAQRSQQAAAAEEVGRGESRSQEGSGEGRTAMRAETVTQAEMSPLLRASITSNIKCYTFPRGDITRFRPARPDTLGLLDYYLMDAASLLPVLALNVRPDDLVLDLCAAPGGKTLALLQTGICGRLAANDVSISRTKRLHQILHSYVPKEIRETVSVTSCDGRDWGQLQGDTFHKVLVDVPCTTDRHSAMEDDNNIFHKRRTKERQMLPMLQLQLLMAGILATKPGGEVVYSTCSLSPLQNEYVIERAVEIAETQFDISIHVEDLSHFRTLFQDTFSFFPDCRLGELVLPHLTANFGPMYFCKLRRM, from the exons ATGGCGGCGCTGGGCgggcgcgggcgggcggcggcagcgctgttgcggcgggggccgccgccgccggggctgggagcggggccgcgccgcTACCGGTACAAGGAGAAGTGG gctgCCACGGCTCCCCGCATCCCGCCCACGCGGCTGGCCCTGCACCACTTCGATGTGAACTACAGCCTGCAGCTGAAGGACCTGTGGCCCTCTGTCCGCGCCAGCCTGCTCTGCGAGCAGAAGTACGGTGCCCTCCTCAACAACTTCTCTGCTGTCAACCACGTCCCCcaagagctggagctgctgaatGCCACCGATTTTGTTTCCGAAGCCCGCAAAAAGGCACAGCGATCGCAGCAGGCTGCAGCGGCGGAGGaagtggggagaggggaaagcagGTCCCAGGAGGGGTCTGGCGAGGGCAGGACAGCGATGCGGGCAGAGACAGTGACTCAGGCGGAGATGTCACCTCTGCTTCGTGCCTCCATCACCTCCAACATCAAGTGTTACACCTTCCCCAGGGGCGACATCACGCGCTTTCGCCCTGCACG GCCGGACACTCTGGGGCTCCTCGACTATTACCTCATGGATGCAGCATCTCTCCTGCCCGTCCTGGCGCTCAACGTGCGGCCAGATGACCTTGTCCTTGACCTCTGTGCAGCTCCTGGTGGCAAGactctggctctgctgcagacTGGGATTTGTG GGCGTCTGGCAGCCAATGACGTCTCCATTTCCCGGACAAAGAGGCTGCACCAGATTCTCCATAGCTACGTTCCCAAAGAAATCAGGGAAACTGTGAGTGTCACGTCCTGCGATGGAAGGGACTGGGGGCAGCTGCAAGGTGACACCTTCCATAAG GTTCTGGTGGATGTGCCCTGCACGACAGACCGGCATTCTGCAATGGAGGACGACAACAACATCTTCCACAAGAGGCGAACCAAGGAGCGTCAGatgttgcccatgctgcagctgcagctgctgat ggctgggatcCTCGCTACCAAGCCAGGAGGAGAGGTGGTGTATTCTACATGCTCCCTCTCCCCGTTGCAGAATGAATATGTGATCGAGAGAGCGGTAGAAATTGCAGAAACCCAGTTTGACATCAGTATCCACGTTGAGGACTTGAGCCACTTTCGGACGCTCTTCCAGGACAcgttttccttcttcccagaTTGCCGGCTGGGGGAGCTTGTTCTGCCTCACCTCACAGCCAACTTCGGACCTATGTATTTCTGCAAATTACGTCGGATGTAG
- the LRRC41 gene encoding leucine-rich repeat-containing protein 41 isoform X2, which produces MAAAAALEEAEEGGPRSLFALSAVANITCWRKKFLETFFSNVLHGVLDVSSDWRLNDHHFSPLLHSAPHVSQLTLCNMLQGAVELAAEHNQKVLENLAGSLRILKFQHLLSSDQSIRHPLVLLLHRLIHHGSVSHVSVYSWPVPDTVLLVLILSMSAGFWRSGSALAYQSSPCGLCREDIAQSQELAQERAERGRSDEREWSDWENQKRCLRATEEANAEVNGCGADNHLNSIPSGLRSPPLQNEACSEASSKVPCDHTSIQGGFSPRCISDQLSCHAVLRKTRRRLRSAVGKKRRCLRRSRGPYADPEDLYDFVFTVAREDNSVLLNKSSTTEGENGENWTSSSPGSPCTGHAGCKKRGGSAGLFPLKAARRFRSVSTLELFSIPLTGETCQTLSNLLSSWVSLENLVLSYNGLGANIFCILSGLRALSCHSDCRLRVVRVSDVFSHMPCMDLVRCILSTFPQLHALSVGFDLKNQLEEDTPEGNPSCSEAEILESCLQQLEIRFPREPLHTAFLLPVLKASKSLQQLSLDSATLPSSQELGLLLEALKECNPNLRKLSFHDVNLAEHQKEVLLLLQDPVLQEITLSFCRLFESSTTEFLSEIINTVKRNSSLKSLRLPGNRLGNHRLVALADIFSEDSSSSLCQLDVSSNCIKPDGLLAFTKKLEGHIQQRRGQIQFTHLRLFQNWLDQDAETAQEALRRLRAVCSVVSDSWDSSQAFADYISVM; this is translated from the exons atggcggcggcagcagccttggaggaggcggaggagggGGGGCCGCGCAGCCTGTTCGCGCTGAGCGCGGTGGCG AATATAACCTGTTGGAGGAAGAAGTTCCTTGAAACGTTCTTCTCAAACGTCCTTCACGGTGTCTTGGATGTTTCCTCTGACTGGCGTCTCAATGACCATCACTTTTCACCGCTGCTCCACAGCGCCCCACATGTTTCCCAGCTTACCCTCTGCAACATGCTGCAGGGCGCAGTGGAGCTTGCTGCTGAGCACAACCAGAAAGTGCTTGAAAACCTGGCTGGTTCCCTGCGGATCCTGAAGTTTCAGCACCTCCTCTCCTCTGACCAGTCCATCAGGCATCCGCTGGTTTTACTTCTTCACCGGCTGATTCACCATGGCTCTGTCAGCCACGTGTCCGTGTATTCCTGGCCTGTTCCCGACACGGTTCTTCTCGTTCTCATTTTGAGCATGAGCGCTGGGTTTTGGCGCTCAGGAAGTGCCCTCGCATATCAGAGCAGCCCGTGTGGCCTTTGCAGAGAGGACATAGCCCAAAGCCAGGAGTTGGCACAAGAGCGAGCAGAGAGGGGCCGTAGTGATGAGAGGGAGTGGAGCGATTGGGAGAACCAGAAGAGATGCCTCAGGGCCACGGAGGAGGCTAACGCAGAGGTGAACGGATGCGGGGCTGACAATCACCTGAACTCTATCCCCTCCGGACTGAGAAGTCCTCCTCTGCAAAACGAAGCATGCAGTGAGGCAAGCAGCAAGGTGCCCTGTGACCACACCAGCATTCAGGGAGGTTTTTCACCTCGTTGCATCTCAGACCAGCTGTCCTGCCATGCTGTTCTTCGAAAGACACGCAGGCGGCTGAGATCTGCAGTGGGGAAGAAACGTCGCTGCCTCAGACGAAGCAGGGGACCATATGCCGACCCAGAAGACCTGTATGATTTCGTTTTTACTGTTGCTAGAGAGGATAATTCAGTGTTGCTCAACAAAAGCAGCACCACGGAGGGAGAAAACGGTGAGAACTGGACTAGTTCCTCCCCAGGATCTCCGTGCACTGGCCATGCTGGCTGTAAGAAAAGAGGAGGATCTGCTGGGCTCTTTCCTCTGAAAGCTGCTCGCCGCTTCCGAAGCGTGTCTACGCTGGAATTGTTCTCCATTCCTTTGACTGGGGAGACGTGTCAGACTCTGAGTAACCTGCTGAGCTCCTGGGTGTCTTTAGAAAACCTGGTTCTGTCTTACAATG GCCTGGGTGCAAACATCTTCTGCATTCTCTCTGGGCTCCGGGCCCTCTCCTGCCACTCGGACTGCCGCCTCCGCGTGGTGCGCGTGAGCGACGTCTTCTCCCACATGCCTTGCATGGATCTTGTTCGCTGCATCCTGAGCACCTTTCCCCAGCTCCACGCACTCTCAGTCGGCTTTGACCTCAAAAACCAGCTGGAAGAGGACACGCCAGAGGGGAATCCAAGCTGCAGTGAGGCAGAAATCTTAG agagctgcctgcagcagctagAGATCCGATTCCCCAGGGAACCTCTGCACACTGCCTTCCTGCTGCCAGTGCTCAAGGCGTCGAAGTCCCTCCAGCAGCTGTCCCTTGACAGCGCCACGCTGCCTTCTTCTCAGGAGCTCGGGCTCCTTTTGGAGGCACTCAAAG aatGTAATCCAAATCTGAGGAAACTGAGCTTTCATGATGTGAACCTGGCTGAGCACCAGAAAGAAGTTCTGCTTTTGCTTCAGGATCCTGTCCTGCAAG AAATCACACTTTCCTTCTGCCGGCTGTTTGAAAGCTCTACTACTGAGTTTTTGTCGGAAATAATCAATACAGTGAAAAGAAATTCATCTTTGAAGAGCCTCAGGCTGCCTGGGAATCGCCTTG GGAATCACAGACTGGTTGCCCTTGCAgacattttttctgaagattcctcctcttctctttgcCAGCTGGATGTCAG CTCAAATTGCATCAAACCTGATGGGCTCTTGGCGTTCACAAAGAAGCTGGAAGGCCACATCCAGCAGAGAAGGGGACAGATTCAGTTCACGCACCTCCGCCTCTTCCAAAATTGGCTGGACCAGGATGCTGAAACAGCTCAAGAAGCACTTCGGCGTCTCAGAGCTGTGTGCAGTGTGGTCAGTGATTCGTGGGACTCCTCCCAGGCCTTTGCTGACTACATCAGTGTCATGTGA
- the LOC104052226 gene encoding cytochrome b-c1 complex subunit 6, mitochondrial produces the protein MGLRDRVVHAGEPEEEEEEEELVDPLTTVREHCEQTEKCVKARERLELCDARVSSRSQTEEQCTEELFDFLHARDHCVAHKLFKNLK, from the exons ATGGGGCTGCGTGACCGCGTCGTTCACGCCGGGGAGCCCGAG gaggaggaggaggaggaagagctggtG GATCCTTTAACCACGGTCCGTGAGCACTGCGAGCAGACTGAGAAGTGCGTCAAGGCGCGGGAGCGGCTGGAGCTGTGCGACGCGCGGGTGTCCTCCAGGTCCCAGACGGAAGAGCAGTGCACGGAGGAGCTTTTTGACTTCCTGCATGCCAGGGACCACTGT gTTGCTCACAAACTCTTTAAGAACCTGAAGTGA